The genomic segment ATTCTTCTACTCGTTATGCTgccgttctttttctcggccGCTGAGTTCGACAGTCTCACGAGCTCGCCGGACTCCCCTCGGCGCTGGCTCTGAGGAACTTTCTTGAACGTTTCCCTGTCTTTCGTACCCTCATGTCTTTTTCCTGCTTCGAACGATTCACTGCTCCTTCGTCGACTCGAAGGCGCGCCATGTTCGCGTCCGTTGTCtggtgtctcttcgtctgcgccttctggCGACTCCCCGCGAGAGATCCGGCCAGAGTCGGAGCCGATGACTTTGTGACGGGGAGGGGAGGGCTTTTTTGTGCTGTGAACTTCTCTCAATCCCAGTGACCAAAAGACAGAGTCGAGACTCCGTTCCTCTCCCTACTTTCCAACTTTCGCATTCACCTCCTTGGCtctggaaaggaagaagactcgaTGCGCTGCGAGACGCCTCAGCGCGGCCGCACCAAACGCGCTGTCCAGAGGCCCTCCTGGGGTgtcgtcgttttcctccccctgaaaccacagaaaaaacagaaagaaaacagagagaaaacagagatgGAAACGCTTCTGCGGCGGCCGACCGAGGACACAgctcttttcctcgactGTCAGAATActgcctttcctgtctcgacttccacttttctctcgccgtcgcccactcgtcgttctctcttctctcgtcttcctccattgtttcttgttctgtacgatcttcttcttcgactgtcTCATGGTTTGCAcctgtgtctcgtcttcccttcttACCTCCTCTCATGTCTCCTGTCTTGCTTCTAAAAAAAAGCTCTTCTTGCGTCGTTTCGCCCACGAtccctcctttctttcctctcctcttgcgTGCGGTCTGGGCTTCTTGTTcccgttcttcgtctgtgtttcGCGTTCGCCTTTTCTCACCTTTGCCAGCGCCTTTTCGTAGATCCCCGCGAGCCTTCTGACTGCGCCcagagaaagatgaagaagcGTTTTCAACTCGTCTTCGGCCGCCGCAGCTCCGGTGCCATTCCTGTTGagcgctctgtctctgtcggctTTCTTCACCCTCTCCCGAGTTGCTCCCTTCCGGTtggcgcatgcgttttccaGTGAGTTTCTGGACGTCTGtggggaggaaggaaaaaggaaaaaacaatggaaaaacaaaggaaacgcCTCTCGGGTGTGCCTGTGAGCGGATCGCAATGAACGtttctgttttgtctctcgaAATCTTCGAGGAGATTCCTCAGACGAATCTCTTTCGAAAGCGAGTCTTTTCCACGAGTCTGGACACTCGGGGATAAGCCTGTCTTCATTTTTCGAGAAGGCGACTCCTCCTTCAGATTCCGAATCCGAGTCCGCAGCGTTAAACGTCCCTGCCAAACCGCCGGACTTCTTTTTACTTCTTCATCACCATGCCAACCTCTGCGACCAGCGTTTCTCTACGTTTTCTAAAGTTTGACGGgcaggaaaacgagggacTTGTATTGCAGCCATGTGCTGGAAACAGGTTCCCCCTCAAACTGTTTTTTGAGCTGCCCAGCTCCCGGAgcacagagacaaaaaagCTTACAAGAATCAGAGTCCACAGCGCCCGACTGTTCTgcggctgcagagagacgacatGCGCCGCGTATTGACGGCTCAGGCGGAAGCGGCCGAGTCCGAACTGGAGCTGgaaaaatgcatgcaggaaaCGTCGCACGCATGGAACTTCTCATGCAGAACACAACTGCAAGGGAGATAAGAGAAGTGAAAAACGAAGGCCTGCGACTGCAAACGAGAACAGGAAGGCCCtcggaggaaaggaaaaagaggcaaCTTGAGGGCGAGACGCTTTTTGGTTCATAGCAGCGAGGCAGcacgacagaaaacgcagaacgaacagaaaaaaagggaaaagaGCCATTCAAAGAGAgcacaagagaaagagagaacagaacaACCGACGTCCAGacacggaagaaaaaagcgcggcaagacgaggacgagagaagacagttTCCCAGGATGAAGAGATTTGCTCTCACCTCTGCATACACACAAAGAAAGAGGGTATTAAGAGGATCGTGAACGAGCAGCTCTTCAAAGCAAAACGCAGCCTGCGCGAGGCGCCCTTCGCTCGCGTAAATCGTTCCCAGTTCCTGCCACGCCTCCGCATCGGTCGCCATCTCATCCAAATGCctgcacatatatacatatatatacatatatatacatatatatacatatatatacatatatatatacatatatatacatatatatacatatatatatatatatatacatatatatacatatatatacatatatatatacatatatatacatatatatacatatatatacatatatatatatatacatatatatatacatatatatacatatatatatatatatatacacacatatatatacttatatatatatatatatatatacatacatatatatatatatatacatatatatatatatacatacatatacatatatatatatatatatatgtatatatatgtatataaattTAGAGATAAACACAGATGTACGCGGCTACACAGGTGGAATAGGTAGAAATAGACAGCTGGACCTAGGAAGGTATAGATGGATACACACAGAGCGGAGGACCTAGGTGGCTGTAGATACACACTGATGTACATCTAGAAGGCGAGATTTTGAAATAGACGGAAACATAAaaacaaatatatacatatatatacacacacatatatatacatatatatatatatgcatgtaggTGGTTGCAGACGCATTTAGATAATGTACATGTTCATGGAGATCAATGACTACATGCATTGGTGGATGAACAAAGGGAGATGCAGACAGCTGGAGATCGACACGCAGACATACAGATGAGGGGATAGGCATAGAGAGATGCATTCATATCCAACTGATGAACATGAACGCGCCTGGACGGATCTAGATCTGACAACAATAATGAATTTAACGTCGACCGCAGGCCTCCTCCAGTCTGCAGCTTCTACGTCATCGCCTAGGTCCAGACAAAACGGCGCCCTTCTACGGTGCGACTGGGAGCTGCAGAGCTCGTCACTTTTGGCTCCTTGGATGCAGTTCGTAGATATATCTCCGATCAAAATACGCCGATCCGGACGCATGGGAGGTCACACTAGAGAGCTTTTTCGGCAGACCGCGGGCACCCGCAGTCAGAGTGTCTTGGTTGTCTTACAGGAAAAGCATTTGAATGCATTCCGATACACGACCCTgaaggaaaaagcgaaagaaagaatgACAAGCTCTCAAACAGTACCTCCCACAACACCCACCTTCtacgtagatatatatatatatatatatatatgtatatatgtatatatgtatatatatatgtatatatatgtatatatgtatatatatatatatatatatgtatatatatatatatatatatgtatacctTTATATTATGTGTCTATATTGatagagacacacacagattTGGAGATATAccacacatgtatacataggCGCACATGCGTATGTGCAACTGCACCTCACGATTTCCTTACGTTTACTAGTTTGACCTTTTGGCTGGTTGCTGCGCTAATGTCTAACTGTGGTTTTGGAGTGAAAGGTTCATGGAACTGCGTCTCGAAACAAATGGGAGGACTCTGTGTCGAAGCAATCAGAAAAAACTTGTGCACCTGAGGCGTTGGTTCAACAGGACGGGCTGCTAGGGATGAAGTCAAACGTCCGAGTGGTAATGAGATGAGAAGAAACATGAGAAAGCAAGGAGAGTCGATGTCGCTTTTGGAGGCCTTTTCCCCTCGTCAGgaccgcgagaaaagaagataTCAACGCGGTTTTCTCCAGTGCTTGCACCTCCACCGAAGGGGGTTCCAAAAAACAGTGGGAACCGTTGCGTTTCTCTACAAATTTCATTTTCCCAGCGAAAGGTCGGAATACGCGAGAGTGGTTGAGGTTTCTCGATTCCTTTTTTACTTGGTTTTTCAGAGCAGCAGTCACGCGTTTCCGCGTTAGAGGGTCATGCGGCTGTTGACTGAGCAAGGAATCGTAGTGACAGAGCGCTGCGGCCCATTGACCCTGCGCCTCCAAGGCGATGCCCTTGAGGCGCTTCACTCgtgtgctgtctctccaccgcgTCTGAAGAGCTTGGAGACAATactgagaaaaaaaagaaagaccgatggcaaaaaaaaacggagaacgcGGGTCACCAGACGCGAAACCCACAGGCCTTCACAGGCCTTCACATGCGACGTTGAAGTCCCTTCCCCTCATTTCTCTCTaggttttcctcttctcttcttgtgcgAGTCTCTGTTGGTTGTCTGCTGTCTTGAGGcttttcacttctttctcctccccatctcgagtgtctctcttgtctcctttcccgGTCTCTGCTTTTATCCAGGCGGCTCACCGTGGCCCATCGATCCTGGCGGAATTCCAGCGCCTGCAGATACACTGTCTCCAGCACGCCCCAcactgcgagaaaaaacgaaaaaaagagaaaaaaacgaaaaaaaattgaaaatgaagaaacggaagaacgaaaaaaagagaaaaaaacgaaaaaaagagaaaaaaaagaaaaaaagagaaaaaaaagaaaaaaagaggaaaaacgagaagaaaagcgtctttgcacacacacacacacagtgAGACAAAGAGGACGCAGTAtagacaggcgagagaacgcTTCTATCACCGTCCCTCTCTGCGGGGGCTTGGCCAAGAACGAGACACGGTAATGATTTGCCATGTTCATCAGGATCAGTCTTCCCACAAACGGCTTTCGGTTTGAAGCGTGCGAGGCTTGTAGCgaacagcgaggagagaacaagaaagagagaaacagagagaaagagcaacggagagagagaagggaggagagagagaagacgagagagggcGAACATGAGGCAGAACGGAAGAGTGAGTATGTAGAGAGATGCAATgaggggagaggacgaaacgCGTTCGTGAACGGTGGAGAGACTCACAGGCATCTCCAAGTTTGTCTCTGAATTTcctgaggagacacgagCCGTACGCGAGCAGAAGATCTCCGCGGCCTTCCGTctgagaggaagacgcgctcTGTTGCTGCTTAACGAGGtcggcgaaggagagagaggcagggtCGTCCAGGGACTGAGGCGGTCTCATCTTCGTTTGAtgttctcttcccctcctgcCTTCGTTCTGTgcatctgcgtctctctctagGCCTGTTTCTTCCCTAAGAGAGTTGCCGCGGCGAATTGTCAATACGCACAGggcgacgagaaaaaacttcTTCGTTGAACGAAGAGACCTGGCGCTCGGTGACGGCGCAGAAACAAGCAGGGcaggaagaggggaagacgcGGCAGAGGGCAACCAAGAAAGGCGGACAAGCGAGACagcctcgtctctcgctgttctgcGAGATACGAAAaaaaagatggagaaggagacgcgaggaaaaagaggcgaggagagaagaaacgaggcggggagaagagaagagaagtacacgaagaaaggagaaaagaagagggaacgagaggagaagaagagaaaataagaagagaagaaaaacgacgacgACTTcagctgtttttctctgggtcttgccggagagaggagagacacgccTAAGGTCGTCTCCCGTTTTctcgtcgtttttcctcctctctctgttcgatTGTGGACCTAGTCTCTCCTCACACACTGTTCATCTTGAAACCGGTTCCAGAAATTCTtctgctgttcttctctcggcgtcggtttcccctttttttctgtcgcctctccgtcgtgcgtttctcctcttttctctccgccgtTCCACTGGCAGAAGGGTCGGTGCAGAAAGAAGCCGCCAACGAAAaactttttttctttttccgtttttgtctttttcacCACTCACGCCGAGCCTCCACACTCGCGGCGGCCGGTCGCGTTGCCCAGACACTGTCGCCGGGGAAAAACTTCGCGGGAGGCGTTCCTTGGCGTTTGGCTTtacgacgaggaagaaagaggaaaacgaacgtggagagggagaaaacgaggaaaaggcgcgacaaaaaagaagacaagaaaggcgGCGCGGCCTCACGCCAGttccgagaaaaaacgcgcgtAGAGCACACAGCGAGGTCGGGGatcgaagcgagagaggccgcTTTTTTGCACACCGTGAAGGCGCGAAGAGGCTGTCGCAATTGAGCGCCAGGGAAAGTCGACAAGAATGGACGAGCAACGGGTGAAAGACCGCGAAGTGTAAGTCTTTCAAAAccagcgaggaaaacgatGCTGTTTTCGTCGAGCGATGAGAGGCAGACGACCCCAAAGGcagtgagagaagagagaggagagagagaacaagacacgCAGAACCAGGTTGTCGTCTTTTGAGTGCGGTTGAGGCGCAGGAAGTTGCGcatccctctctcttcttttttctttcgcttcttctctcttcgttgctcttctgcttctcttggGTGTCATTGAAACGTCCTTCCTCAACGCACACGCAAGCTCCCTTGTACTTTTCTACGAGTTGATCATTGTGACGGATGCGAAAACCGTCGCTGGGGACTCGACGGAGGACTCACGACTTCCACGCGAAGTGCGCATCCTTTCTCCCTGACTACCTACGAGCTCCGAAGCGAAGAGCGCCTTCCTGGAAACAAGACTTTTTTTATCCtgaggcgaggaggagacagcggagcgTTCGCCGGCGT from the Toxoplasma gondii ME49 chromosome IX, whole genome shotgun sequence genome contains:
- a CDS encoding tetratricopeptide repeat-containing protein (encoded by transcript TGME49_267840), translated to MRPPQSLDDPASLSFADLVKQQQSASSSQTEGRGDLLLAYGSCLLRKFRDKLGDALWGVLETVYLQALEFRQDRWATYCLQALQTRWRDSTRVKRLKGIALEAQGQWAAALCHYDSLLSQQPHDPLTRKRVTAALKNQGRVSECIQMLFLHLDEMATDAEAWQELGTIYASEGRLAQAAFCFEELLVHDPLNTLFLCVYAELQFGLGRFRLSRQYAAHVVSLQPQNSRALWTLILTSRNSLENACANRKGATRERVKKADRDRALNRNGTGAAAAEDELKTLLHLSLGAVRRLAGIYEKALAKGEENDDTPGGPLDSAFGAAALRRLAAHRVFFLSRAKEVNAKVGK
- a CDS encoding hypothetical protein (encoded by transcript TGME49_267830), with the translated sequence MRNFLRLNRTQKTTTWFCVSCSLSPLSSLTAFGVVCLSSLDENSIVFLAGFERLTLRGLSPVARPFLSTFPGAQLRQPLRAFTVCKKAASLASIPDLAVCSTRVFSRNWREAAPPFLSSFLSRLFLVFSLSTFVFLFLPRRKAKRQGTPPAKFFPGDSVWATRPAAASVEARREW